Proteins from a single region of Pseudomonas phenolilytica:
- a CDS encoding DUF4344 domain-containing metallopeptidase yields MRTPALTALGWLLASLVAPAAAQEQAPGLSAQALRFTVANAEFTLMHEMGHLLISELGLPVLGREEDAADQLGFMGLFLLHDRQHDAAFYAKLMDVADYWRLEWRNAERNGDGIALWDSHALDAQRFYNIACLAYGSDPDRLDWVLDVSGLPAERALYCPEEYQQVAHAVRWLRERLQPPAPGTPRHRIAVVYDDPPGHLADAAALHQKIRASGELEAVARKASEAFDLPRDLTLRMTTCGAPDAWFNRISGELTLCYERVAYFRDLAAQLPAERAPQPAR; encoded by the coding sequence GTGCGAACCCCGGCGCTGACCGCGCTGGGCTGGCTGCTGGCCAGCCTCGTCGCCCCGGCTGCCGCGCAGGAGCAGGCGCCCGGCCTGTCCGCGCAGGCGCTGCGCTTCACCGTGGCCAATGCCGAATTCACCCTGATGCACGAAATGGGGCATCTGCTGATCAGCGAACTCGGCCTGCCCGTGCTCGGCCGCGAGGAAGATGCCGCCGACCAGCTCGGTTTCATGGGGCTGTTTCTGCTGCACGACCGCCAGCATGACGCCGCGTTCTACGCCAAGCTGATGGACGTCGCCGACTACTGGCGGCTGGAATGGCGCAACGCCGAGCGCAACGGCGACGGTATCGCGCTCTGGGACAGCCATGCGCTGGATGCGCAGCGCTTCTACAACATCGCCTGCCTGGCCTACGGCAGCGACCCGGACCGGCTCGACTGGGTGCTCGACGTCAGCGGGCTGCCGGCCGAGCGCGCGCTCTACTGCCCCGAGGAATACCAGCAGGTAGCGCACGCCGTGCGCTGGCTGCGCGAGCGCCTGCAACCGCCGGCGCCCGGCACACCGCGGCATCGGATCGCCGTGGTCTACGACGATCCGCCGGGCCATCTGGCGGACGCGGCGGCGCTGCATCAAAAAATCCGCGCCAGCGGCGAGCTGGAAGCGGTGGCGCGCAAGGCGAGCGAGGCCTTCGACCTGCCGCGCGACCTCACGCTGCGCATGACCACCTGCGGCGCGCCCGACGCCTGGTTCAACCGCATCAGCGGCGAACTGACGCTGTGCTACGAGCGCGTCGCCTATTTCCGCGATCTGGCCGCCCAGCTGCCCGCCGAACGCGCACCGCAACCTGCCCGCTGA
- the yejK gene encoding nucleoid-associated protein YejK: MPIRHCIVHLIEKKPDGSPAVLHARDSELGASQAMENLLADLNESYNAKQGKAWGYFHEESGAYPFSGWLGQYLDQASDFTAFSRQAVEHLQKLMEESNLSTGGHVLFAHYQQGMTDYLAIALLHHSEGVTVTDALDVAPARHLDLGQLHLAARINISEWQNNKQSRQYISFIKGKNGKKVSEYFRDFIGCQEGVDAPGETRTLLKAFSDFVESEDLPEEQAREKTSALVDYASTQAKLGQPMTLEELSGVIDEDRPKAFYDHIRNKDYGLSPEIPPDKRTLNQFRRFTGRAEGLSISFESHLLGSKIEYDEARDMLIIRQLPTQLKDQLKRRKD, from the coding sequence ATGCCGATTCGCCACTGCATTGTTCATCTGATCGAGAAAAAGCCCGACGGCAGCCCTGCCGTGCTCCATGCGCGCGACTCCGAGCTAGGCGCCTCGCAGGCGATGGAAAACCTGCTGGCCGACCTCAACGAGAGCTACAACGCCAAGCAGGGCAAGGCCTGGGGCTATTTCCACGAGGAGTCCGGTGCCTACCCGTTCAGCGGCTGGCTGGGCCAGTACCTGGACCAGGCGAGCGACTTCACCGCGTTCAGCCGCCAGGCGGTCGAGCACCTGCAGAAGCTGATGGAAGAATCCAACCTTTCCACCGGCGGCCACGTGCTGTTCGCCCACTACCAGCAAGGCATGACCGACTACCTGGCCATCGCCCTGCTGCATCACAGCGAAGGCGTGACCGTCACCGACGCGCTGGACGTGGCGCCGGCCCGACACCTCGACCTCGGCCAGTTGCACCTCGCCGCGCGCATCAACATTTCCGAGTGGCAGAACAACAAGCAGTCCCGGCAGTACATCTCCTTCATCAAGGGCAAGAACGGCAAGAAGGTTTCGGAATACTTCCGCGACTTCATCGGCTGCCAGGAAGGCGTCGATGCGCCGGGCGAGACCCGCACGCTGCTCAAGGCGTTCAGCGATTTCGTCGAAAGTGAGGACCTGCCCGAAGAGCAGGCCCGCGAGAAAACCAGCGCACTGGTCGACTATGCCAGCACGCAGGCCAAGCTCGGTCAGCCGATGACCCTCGAAGAGCTGTCCGGGGTGATCGACGAGGACCGCCCGAAGGCGTTCTACGACCACATCCGCAACAAGGACTACGGGCTGTCGCCGGAGATTCCGCCGGACAAGCGCACCCTGAACCAGTTTCGCCGCTTCACCGGGCGCGCCGAGGGTCTGTCGATCAGCTTCGAGTCGCACTTGCTGGGCTCGAAGATCGAGTACGACGAGGCGCGCGACATGCTGATCATCCGCCAGTTGCCGACGCAGCTGAAAGACCAGCTCAAACGCCGCAAGGACTGA
- a CDS encoding MFS transporter, giving the protein MTSAWRTCGWMLLGSSLILALSLGVRHGFGLFLPPMSAEFGWGREVFAFAIALQNLIWGLAQPVTGALADRFGVARAVLVGGILYAIGLVLMASADTPLALSLSAGVLIGLGLSGTSFSVILGAVGRAVPMEKRSMAMGIAAAAGSFGQFIMLPGSLGLIEWLGWSSALLALGLLIALIVPLAAMMRGDRQAPVPPGAQQSLGEALREAVGHSGFRLLALGFFVCGFQVVFIGVHLPAYLVDQHLPAQVGTTVLALVGLFNIVGTYTAGWLGSCYSKPRLLAALYLIRGVVISAFLLAPLSVWSAYAFGVAMGLLWLSTVPLTNGTVATMFGVRNLSMLGGIAFLFHQIGSFFGGWLGGWLYDRTGSYDLVWQIAIALSLMAAALNWPIREQPVARLRAAQAGG; this is encoded by the coding sequence ATGACTTCGGCATGGCGTACCTGCGGCTGGATGCTGCTCGGCAGCTCGTTGATCCTCGCGCTGTCGCTCGGTGTGCGGCATGGCTTTGGCCTGTTCCTGCCGCCGATGAGCGCGGAGTTCGGTTGGGGGCGTGAGGTATTCGCCTTTGCCATCGCGCTGCAGAACCTGATCTGGGGGCTGGCGCAGCCGGTCACCGGCGCGCTGGCCGATCGCTTCGGCGTCGCGCGCGCGGTGCTGGTCGGCGGCATTCTCTATGCGATCGGCCTGGTGCTGATGGCCAGTGCGGACACACCGCTGGCGCTGAGCCTGAGTGCCGGTGTGCTGATCGGCCTGGGGCTTTCGGGAACCTCCTTCTCGGTGATTCTCGGGGCGGTGGGGCGTGCCGTGCCGATGGAGAAGCGCAGCATGGCGATGGGCATCGCCGCCGCGGCCGGTTCGTTCGGCCAGTTCATCATGCTGCCGGGCAGCCTCGGGCTGATCGAGTGGCTGGGCTGGTCCTCGGCGCTGCTGGCGCTGGGGCTGCTGATCGCGCTGATCGTGCCGCTGGCGGCGATGATGCGCGGCGACCGCCAGGCGCCGGTGCCGCCGGGCGCGCAGCAGTCGCTTGGCGAGGCGCTGCGTGAGGCGGTCGGGCATTCCGGGTTTCGCCTGCTGGCGCTGGGATTCTTCGTCTGCGGCTTCCAGGTGGTATTCATCGGCGTGCATTTGCCGGCCTATCTGGTCGATCAGCACCTGCCGGCGCAGGTCGGCACCACGGTGCTGGCGCTGGTCGGGCTGTTCAATATCGTCGGCACCTACACCGCCGGTTGGCTGGGCAGCTGCTATTCGAAACCGCGCTTGCTGGCGGCCTTGTATCTGATTCGTGGGGTGGTGATCAGCGCGTTTCTGCTGGCACCGCTGAGCGTGTGGAGCGCCTATGCGTTCGGTGTCGCGATGGGGTTGCTGTGGCTGTCCACGGTGCCGCTGACCAACGGCACGGTGGCGACGATGTTCGGCGTGCGCAATCTGTCGATGCTCGGCGGGATTGCCTTCCTGTTCCATCAGATCGGTTCGTTCTTCGGTGGCTGGCTGGGCGGCTGGCTGTACGACCGTACCGGCAGTTACGACCTGGTCTGGCAGATCGCGATCGCCCTCAGCCTGATGGCGGCGGCGTTGAACTGGCCGATCCGCGAGCAGCCGGTGGCGCGGCTGCGCGCCGCGCAGGCGGGTGGGTGA
- the rlmF gene encoding 23S rRNA (adenine(1618)-N(6))-methyltransferase RlmF, with amino-acid sequence MSVRKPKAPASAKPDRPLLHPRNRHSGRYDFPALIAGCPALADFVIVNPYGKQSIDFADPAAVKVFNRALLKQFYGIEHWDIPAGYLCPPVPGRADYLHGLADLLAADNAGSIPRGRQIHALDIGTGANCIYPLIGHCEYGWRFTGSDIDTVALNTAQTIVAANRLSDAIELRRQPDRRHIFQGLLQANERFDLSLCNPPFHASVSEATAGSQRKWRNLGKLDPKRKLPVLNFGGQAAELWCEGGEAAFIARLAEESVAVSQQICWFSTLVSKGGNVAPLQARLRRLGAREVRTLDMAQGQKRSRFVAWTFLDVDQRAQWRARRGLQQQA; translated from the coding sequence ATGTCCGTCCGCAAACCCAAGGCCCCGGCCAGCGCCAAGCCCGACCGCCCGCTCCTGCATCCGCGCAACCGCCACAGCGGGCGCTACGATTTCCCTGCGCTGATCGCCGGCTGCCCGGCGCTGGCCGACTTCGTCATCGTCAATCCGTACGGCAAGCAGAGCATCGATTTCGCCGACCCGGCCGCGGTGAAGGTATTCAACCGCGCGCTGCTCAAGCAGTTCTACGGGATCGAGCACTGGGACATCCCAGCCGGCTACCTGTGCCCGCCCGTACCCGGGCGCGCCGACTACCTGCACGGCCTGGCCGACCTGCTGGCCGCCGACAACGCCGGAAGCATTCCGCGCGGCCGGCAGATCCATGCGCTGGATATCGGCACCGGGGCCAACTGCATCTATCCGCTGATCGGCCACTGCGAGTACGGCTGGCGCTTCACCGGCTCGGATATCGACACCGTCGCACTGAACACCGCGCAGACGATCGTCGCGGCGAACCGGCTGAGCGACGCCATCGAGCTGCGCCGGCAGCCTGATCGCCGGCACATCTTCCAGGGTCTGCTGCAGGCGAACGAGCGCTTCGATCTCAGCCTGTGCAACCCGCCGTTTCATGCCTCGGTCAGCGAAGCGACGGCCGGCAGCCAGCGCAAATGGCGCAACCTCGGCAAGCTCGACCCCAAGCGCAAGCTGCCCGTGTTGAACTTCGGCGGACAGGCAGCGGAGCTGTGGTGCGAGGGCGGTGAGGCGGCGTTCATCGCCCGGCTGGCCGAGGAAAGCGTGGCGGTCAGCCAGCAGATCTGCTGGTTCAGCACGCTGGTCTCGAAAGGCGGCAACGTCGCCCCGCTGCAGGCCAGGCTGCGCAGGCTAGGGGCGCGGGAGGTACGGACGCTGGACATGGCCCAGGGCCAGAAGCGCAGCCGCTTCGTGGCATGGACCTTTCTCGACGTGGATCAGCGTGCGCAATGGCGCGCACGGCGTGGGTTACAACAACAGGCCTGA
- a CDS encoding YbfB/YjiJ family MFS transporter: MSHRPALFPVLLAGATLLLVVHGLGRFVYTPLLPWLVEDGLLSVQQGASIASWNYLGYLIGALLALRWHRVAQIRRSLPWALALHLLSALLQTQAQSPDALAALRLANGIANGLVFVQAPSLILEWLARHQRASSSGLVYLGVCVGLIVSSLLVSLSDGLLQGAERWWPAALLSLPLAWWGWRQLAKLDLPNETPAGDPATAPSGRLFDRASTPLFLSYAGAGMGYILPMTFLPMIARLQVEPGDFLIDGSWLVVALSTLPSPWLWNRLGVRLGDDIALRLSYLMQLLGVLAVLLLPGASGILLCAVLVGGTFLGTVLLTQRLARTLHPHQGPRLSAALIALYGLTQLAAPWLTSLWMGVGGSLHSAFWLGAGALLWGLLWMLAVPRRR, encoded by the coding sequence ATGTCGCACCGCCCTGCCCTGTTCCCGGTTCTGCTCGCCGGCGCCACGCTGCTGCTGGTCGTCCACGGCCTCGGTCGCTTCGTCTACACCCCCCTGCTGCCCTGGTTGGTGGAAGATGGCCTGCTCAGCGTGCAGCAGGGCGCCAGCATCGCCAGCTGGAACTACCTTGGTTATCTGATCGGCGCGCTGCTCGCGTTGCGCTGGCACCGCGTTGCGCAGATTCGCCGCAGCCTGCCCTGGGCACTGGCGCTGCATCTGCTCAGCGCACTGCTGCAAACCCAGGCGCAATCGCCCGATGCGCTCGCCGCGCTGCGTCTGGCCAACGGCATCGCCAACGGCCTGGTGTTCGTGCAGGCGCCATCGTTGATTCTCGAGTGGCTGGCTCGCCATCAGCGCGCGTCGTCCAGCGGCCTTGTCTATCTGGGCGTCTGCGTCGGGCTGATCGTCTCCAGTCTGCTGGTCAGCCTGAGCGATGGACTGCTGCAGGGTGCCGAGCGCTGGTGGCCGGCGGCGCTGCTGTCGCTGCCGCTGGCCTGGTGGGGCTGGCGCCAGCTGGCGAAGCTGGATCTGCCGAACGAAACGCCGGCCGGCGATCCGGCCACGGCACCCAGCGGCCGGCTGTTCGACCGGGCCAGCACGCCGCTGTTCCTCTCCTATGCCGGCGCCGGCATGGGCTACATCCTGCCGATGACCTTCCTGCCGATGATCGCGAGATTGCAGGTCGAGCCCGGCGATTTCCTCATCGATGGCAGCTGGTTGGTGGTCGCCCTGTCGACCCTGCCTTCGCCTTGGCTGTGGAACCGCCTGGGCGTGCGCCTTGGCGACGATATCGCACTGCGTCTGAGCTACTTGATGCAACTGCTCGGCGTGCTGGCGGTGCTGCTGTTACCCGGCGCGAGCGGCATCCTGCTCTGCGCGGTGCTGGTCGGTGGCACCTTCCTCGGCACCGTGCTGCTGACCCAGCGCCTGGCGCGTACGCTGCATCCGCATCAGGGGCCGCGCCTGTCCGCGGCGCTGATTGCCCTGTACGGCCTGACCCAGCTCGCCGCGCCCTGGCTGACCAGCCTCTGGATGGGTGTCGGCGGCAGCCTGCACAGCGCCTTCTGGCTCGGCGCCGGCGCGCTGCTCTGGGGCTTGCTATGGATGCTGGCGGTGCCGCGCCGGCGGTGA
- a CDS encoding SLC13 family permease yields MNGDLLLVLGLLAICVGLFIANRPRMDVVALLAMVALPLSGVLTIDEALAGFSDPSVLLIAALFVIGDGLVRTGIAYRLGDWLMRRAGSSESRLLILLMLAVAGLGSVMSSTGVVAIFIPVALGIAARMQLSPRRLMMPLAFAGLISGMLTLVATPPNMVVHSELRRAGLDGFAFFDFAPIGLAILLLGIGYMLLARRWLGGNDRHEQPRPRLTLADLAQAYCLDERERRLRVKPGSILGDRVLDELELRKQYGINVIAIERQHRFRKLLLMATGNTELLVGDVLLVDLASPAIGLLGAFDELGLEPLQLSRSYYADHSHELGLAEVALPPDSSLPGKTIQQLGFRSHHKLNVVGLRRNHQALRGLLVDEKLKPADTLLVAGSWKHIHRLQGLSRDFLVLSLPAEVDDVAPAARRAPFALLSLAAMVALMVSGLVPNVLAALIGCLLMGLLRCIDMDSAYKAIHWQSLILIVGMLPFAQALQKTGGIALATSGLIGLLGDAGPYALLACLFVLTAVIGLFISNTATAVLMAPIALSVAEQLGASPYPFAMTVALAASAAFMTPVSSPVNTLVLNPGHYRFTDFVRIGVPFTLLVMLVSLLLVPLLFPFQG; encoded by the coding sequence ATGAACGGCGATCTGCTGTTGGTTCTGGGCCTGCTGGCCATCTGCGTCGGGCTGTTCATCGCCAACCGTCCGCGCATGGATGTGGTCGCGCTGCTGGCGATGGTCGCCCTGCCGCTGTCCGGCGTGCTGACCATCGACGAGGCGCTGGCCGGCTTCAGCGACCCCAGCGTACTGCTGATCGCCGCGCTGTTCGTCATCGGCGACGGGTTGGTGCGTACCGGCATCGCCTACCGCCTGGGCGATTGGCTGATGCGCCGCGCTGGCAGCAGCGAGAGCCGGCTGCTGATTCTGCTGATGCTGGCCGTGGCGGGGCTCGGCTCGGTGATGAGCTCCACCGGCGTGGTGGCGATCTTCATTCCCGTGGCGCTCGGCATCGCCGCGCGCATGCAGCTGTCGCCGCGACGGCTGATGATGCCGCTGGCATTCGCCGGTTTGATCAGCGGCATGCTGACGCTGGTCGCCACGCCGCCGAACATGGTGGTGCACAGCGAATTGCGTCGTGCCGGCCTGGACGGCTTCGCCTTCTTCGACTTCGCGCCCATCGGCCTCGCCATCCTGTTGCTCGGCATCGGCTACATGCTGCTGGCGCGCCGCTGGCTGGGCGGCAATGACCGGCATGAACAGCCGCGACCGCGCCTGACGCTGGCCGACCTGGCCCAGGCCTACTGCCTCGACGAGCGCGAGCGGCGGTTACGCGTCAAGCCCGGTTCGATCCTCGGCGACCGCGTGCTGGACGAGCTGGAGCTGCGCAAGCAGTACGGCATCAACGTGATCGCCATCGAACGCCAGCACCGCTTTCGCAAGCTGTTGCTGATGGCTACCGGCAATACCGAGCTGCTCGTCGGCGACGTGCTGCTGGTCGATCTGGCCAGCCCGGCGATCGGCCTGCTCGGTGCCTTCGACGAACTCGGCCTGGAGCCTCTGCAGCTGTCGCGCTCCTATTACGCCGATCATTCGCATGAGCTGGGCCTGGCCGAGGTCGCGCTGCCACCCGATTCGAGCCTGCCAGGCAAGACGATCCAGCAGCTGGGCTTTCGCAGTCATCACAAGCTCAACGTGGTCGGCCTGCGGCGCAATCACCAGGCGCTGCGTGGTCTGCTGGTGGACGAGAAGCTCAAGCCAGCCGATACCCTGCTGGTCGCCGGCAGCTGGAAGCACATCCACCGTCTGCAGGGCCTGAGTCGCGACTTCCTGGTGCTCAGCTTGCCGGCGGAGGTGGATGACGTGGCGCCCGCCGCCCGCCGGGCGCCGTTCGCCCTGTTAAGCCTGGCGGCGATGGTGGCGCTGATGGTCAGCGGCCTGGTGCCGAACGTGCTGGCAGCGCTGATCGGCTGCCTGCTGATGGGGCTGTTGCGCTGCATCGACATGGACAGCGCCTACAAGGCCATTCACTGGCAGAGCCTGATTCTGATCGTCGGCATGCTGCCCTTCGCCCAGGCGCTGCAGAAAACCGGTGGCATCGCCCTGGCCACCAGCGGGCTGATCGGCCTACTGGGCGACGCCGGGCCGTATGCGCTGCTGGCCTGCCTGTTCGTGCTCACCGCCGTGATCGGGCTGTTCATCTCCAACACGGCGACCGCCGTGCTGATGGCGCCGATTGCGCTGTCGGTGGCCGAACAGTTGGGGGCGTCGCCCTATCCCTTCGCCATGACCGTCGCGCTGGCCGCCTCGGCCGCCTTCATGACGCCCGTCTCTTCACCGGTGAACACCCTGGTGCTGAATCCCGGGCATTACCGCTTCACCGATTTCGTGCGCATCGGCGTGCCCTTCACGCTGCTGGTGATGCTGGTCTCGCTGCTGCTGGTGCCGTTGCTGTTCCCATTCCAGGGCTGA
- a CDS encoding winged helix-turn-helix domain-containing protein, which produces MTTSKTRTSFYRRLYVAWLIDSGAATSVPALMTITGMPRRTAQDTLAALAELDIDCHFEQDDGERHNAGHYSIRDWGAIDRRWIERNLPRLKSVLGYP; this is translated from the coding sequence ATGACCACCAGCAAGACCAGAACCAGCTTCTACCGCCGACTCTACGTCGCCTGGCTGATCGACAGTGGCGCCGCCACCAGCGTCCCGGCGCTGATGACAATCACCGGCATGCCGCGCCGCACTGCGCAGGACACTCTCGCCGCGCTGGCCGAGCTGGACATCGACTGCCACTTCGAGCAGGACGACGGCGAACGACACAACGCCGGCCATTACAGCATCCGCGACTGGGGTGCCATCGACCGCCGCTGGATCGAGCGCAACCTGCCGCGCCTCAAATCCGTTCTCGGCTATCCCTGA
- the nhaD gene encoding sodium:proton antiporter NhaD, whose amino-acid sequence MYALMAVVFVIGYLCIAFEHPLRIDKAAAALLTAVLTWTVLVLGADEILPLLQPGTHDPADSSATVVEALRHHLGEISEILFFLLGAMTIVELIDSHEGFKVITDRIQTRKRVHLLWIVGLITFFLSAVLDNLTTTIVMVSLLRKLIRGRPERWLYVGIVVIAANAGGAWSPIGDVTTTMLWIGTQISAGGIITGLFVPSLVCLLVPLLILSFRLRGEAPRPRARAHLAEQQPPATTVFERNLVLGLGLGSLLFVPIFKTITHLPPYMGILFGLGLLWITTEYIHRGKNDEHKHPLSVVGVLRKVDTPSVLFFLGILLAVSSLATAGHLTQVAEGLRQSLGNIYAINYAIGLLSAIVDNVPLVAGAMKMYPLVSPEMLAAAAPDESGWLSQFLTDGTFWELLAYCAGTGGSSLIIGSAAGVAAMGMEKISFTWYLKRVSLLAFLGYTAGAVTYIGMLALT is encoded by the coding sequence ATGTACGCACTCATGGCCGTGGTATTCGTCATCGGTTATCTCTGCATAGCCTTCGAACATCCACTGAGAATCGACAAGGCAGCCGCCGCCTTGCTCACCGCGGTGCTGACCTGGACCGTGTTGGTCCTGGGGGCCGATGAGATTCTGCCGCTGCTGCAGCCTGGCACCCATGACCCGGCGGATTCGTCGGCCACGGTGGTCGAAGCCCTGCGCCATCATCTCGGCGAAATCTCGGAGATCCTGTTCTTTCTGCTCGGCGCGATGACCATTGTCGAGCTGATCGACTCCCATGAAGGCTTCAAGGTCATCACCGACCGCATCCAGACGCGCAAGCGCGTGCACCTGCTGTGGATCGTCGGGCTGATCACCTTCTTTCTCTCCGCGGTGCTGGACAACCTCACCACCACCATCGTCATGGTCTCGCTGTTGCGCAAACTGATCCGCGGGCGCCCCGAGCGCTGGCTCTACGTCGGTATCGTGGTGATCGCCGCCAACGCCGGAGGCGCCTGGTCGCCGATCGGCGACGTGACCACCACGATGCTGTGGATCGGCACGCAAATTTCCGCAGGCGGCATCATCACCGGCCTGTTCGTGCCCAGTCTGGTCTGCCTGCTGGTGCCGCTGCTGATTCTCAGCTTCCGTCTGCGCGGCGAAGCTCCACGGCCGCGGGCGCGGGCACACCTGGCGGAGCAACAGCCACCGGCCACCACGGTGTTCGAGCGCAATCTGGTACTGGGCCTGGGTCTTGGCTCGCTGCTGTTCGTCCCGATCTTCAAGACCATCACCCACCTGCCGCCGTACATGGGCATTCTCTTCGGCCTCGGCCTGCTGTGGATCACCACCGAATACATCCATCGCGGCAAGAACGATGAACACAAGCACCCGCTTTCGGTGGTCGGCGTGCTGCGCAAGGTCGATACACCCAGCGTGCTGTTCTTCCTCGGCATTCTGCTGGCGGTTTCCAGCCTCGCCACGGCTGGCCATCTGACCCAGGTGGCCGAAGGGCTGCGCCAGTCGCTGGGCAACATCTATGCGATCAACTATGCCATCGGGCTGCTGTCGGCAATCGTCGACAACGTGCCGCTGGTGGCCGGCGCCATGAAAATGTACCCGCTGGTCAGCCCCGAGATGCTTGCCGCAGCCGCGCCGGATGAATCCGGCTGGCTGTCGCAGTTCCTCACCGACGGCACCTTCTGGGAGCTGCTCGCCTACTGCGCGGGTACTGGCGGCAGCAGCCTGATCATTGGCTCTGCGGCGGGCGTCGCGGCGATGGGCATGGAGAAGATCAGCTTTACCTGGTATCTCAAGCGGGTCAGCCTGCTCGCGTTCCTCGGTTACACCGCCGGTGCGGTGACCTACATCGGCATGCTCGCGCTGACCTGA